A stretch of the Musa acuminata AAA Group cultivar baxijiao unplaced genomic scaffold, Cavendish_Baxijiao_AAA HiC_scaffold_481, whole genome shotgun sequence genome encodes the following:
- the LOC103984798 gene encoding putative cis-zeatin O-glucosyltransferase has translation MERGSHEQAHDVAVVVVPIPAQSHLAQLLHLSLLLCGRPGVSVHYATSPTHIRQAKSRLHPAWGSGSVSQIRFHELPIPAFPSPPPDLNSASTKFPAHFQPMFDVFEHLRTPLSTLLRSLSTSSHRVVVVHDSLSSFVAAEAAALHNVESYTFHCVPALFQLVFCLPSVADELRNGGLSLPPLDGIMTEEFGVFARRQLAEATAGAGTLFNTCRPIEGVFIDLFAREPEHRDRKLFTVGPLSPMALLLNGGGLRQPHECLDWLDKQAPASVVYVSFGTTTSMSEEQVKELANGLLRSGQRFIWVLRDADRADIFTAEDNGNPRRMKLPPELEHKVEGTGMVVRGWAPQLEILAHPSMGAFMSHCGWNSCMESLCMGVPMIAWPMHSDQPTNAALVTEHLKVGVTVREWTPRGDEVVGRSDIEEAIKRVMVYEEGRATRARARVLGEAVRAAAAEGGASRAEFDAFVAHITR, from the coding sequence ATGGAACGAGGAAGCCATGAGCAAGCTCACGACGTGGCGGTGGTGGTCGTCCCCATCCCGGCGCAGAGCCACCTGGCGCAGCTCCtccacctctccctcctcctctgcGGCCGCCCCGGTGTCTCGGTCCACTACGCCACGTCCCCCACCCACATCCGTCAGGCCAAGTCCAGGCTCCATCCCGCCTGGGGCTCCGGCTCTGTTTCCCAGATCCGTTTCCACGAGCTCCCCATCCCTGCTTTCCCCAGCCCACCTCCCGACCTCAACTCTGCTTCCACCAAGTTTCCCGCCCACTTCCAACCCATGTTCGACGTCTTCGAGCACCTGCGCACCCCGTTGTCCACCCTCCTCCGCTCCCTCTCAACCTCCTCCCACCGCGTCGTCGTCGTGCACGATTCCCTCTCCTCCTTCGTTGCCGCTGAGGCTGCCGCTCTCCACAACGTGGAGTCCTACACCTTCCATTGCGTTCCGGCTCTGTTCCAACTGGTATTCTGTCTCCCGTCGGTCGCTGACGAGCTGAGAAATGGAGGCTTGTCACTCCCTCCCTTGGACGGTATCATGACTGAAGAATTCGGCGTCTTCGCGAGGCGCCAATTGGCAGAGGCCACCGCCGGCGCCGGGACACTGTTCAATACGTGCCGACCGATCGAAGGCGTGTTCATCGACCTTTTCGCTCGGGAACCCGAGCACCGTGACAGGAAGCTTTTCACTGTCGGGCCCCTGAGTCCGATGGCACTCCTCCTCAACGGAGGCGGCCTTCGACAGCCACACGAGTGCTTGGACTGGCTAGACAAGCAAGCGCCGGCCTCGGTCGTTTACGTCTCGTTCGGGACGACGACGTCGATGTCCGAAGAGCAGGTGAAGGAGCTGGCGAACGGACTGTTGCGCAGCGGGCAACGCTTCATCTGGGTGCTCAGAGACGCCGACAGGGCAGACATCTTCACCGCGGAGGATAACGGGAATCCCCGACGGATGAAGCTGCCTCCGGAGTTGGAACATAAGGTGGAAGGAACGGGGATGGTGGTTCGAGGATGGGCGCCGCAGCTGGAGATTCTAGCCCACCCGTCGATGGGGGCGTTCATGAGccactgcgggtggaactcgtGCATGGAGAGCCTGTGCATGGGCGTGCCCATGATCGCATGGCCCATGCACTCTGACCAGCCGACGAACGCCGCGCTAGTGACGGAGCACCTGAAGGTGGGCGTCACGGTCCGGGAGTGGACTCCTCGCGGCGACGAGGTGGTTGGGAGGTCAGACATCGAGGAAGCTATTAAGAGGGTGATGGTTTACGAGGAAGGGAGAGCGACAAGAGCACGAGCAAGGGTTCTGGGCGAAGCTGTTCGAGCGGCGGCCGCCGAGGGAGGAGCATCGCGTGCCGAGTTCGATGCCTTTGTTGCGCACATTACCAGATGA